The following nucleotide sequence is from Terriglobales bacterium.
AGCGACTCCGACCTGGAAATCATGCGCGAAGCCGGCAAGGCGCTGGAGGAGTTCGGCATCGCCTACGAAATGGACGTCACCTCGGCGCACCGCTCACCGGCGCGCACCAGCGAGTTCGCGCGCAACGCCGCCGGACGCGGCATCAAGGTGATCATTGCAGGCGCAGGCGGGGCGGCGCATCTGGCCGGTGTCATCGCCGCCGAAACCACCTTGCCCGTGATCGGCGTGCCCATTCCTTCCACCTCCCTCGGCGGCCTGGATTCGCTGCTGGCCACGGTGCAGATGCCGGCGGGAATTCCCGTCGCGACGGTGGCGGTTGGAAAGCCGGGCGCCATCAACGCCGGCATTCTTGCCGCACAAATGCTGGCTATCAGCGATCCGGAAATTGCCAAGGGCATGAGGGCGCACAAGGAAAAGCTGGCCCGCGGCGTGGAAGAAAAATCCAGGAAGCTGAAGGCGAATGAGTAGCCGGGATCTGAATTCTCTTAAATCTTCATTCCGTTCATCATCTCCGGGACAGTGACGAACTCAAACCCCTCGCCGAGGAAGCGCTCCAGCATCAGCTCCGTCGCCCGCACCGTAGCCGAACGATCGGCGCCGAATTGCTTGTGACTGCCGTCATGCAGCAGGATGACGTCCCCTCCCAGCACCTGTTTGCTCACCAGCTTCGCAATCTTCTCCGGCGGGTACGGATTCCAATCCCAGCCGCTCACCCCCCACATCACCGGTTCCAGGCCCATGCGGCGCGCGGTGCGCAACACCGCCGGGGTGCGTCCGCCGTGCGGCGGACGAAACAGATGAGCGTGCGCAACACCGGCTTCGTCGAAGGCGCGCTCGCAGCTTTCCAGCTCCGCACGGATTTCCCGTTCGCGGCGGAAGATCAGGTTGGGATGGGTCGTAGTGTGGTTCCCGATGACGTGTCCGGCGGCGGCAACGGCGCGCGCGATCTCGGGCCGCTGCCGGACGTAGCTGCCGAGCATGAAAAAAGTGGCCAGGACCTGGCGCCGGGCGAGCACCTCGAGCAGGCGTTGCGTGTGCGGGTCGTTGGGGCCATCATCGAAGGTCAAGGCCAGCCGGCGCGACGGGGGCGGCTCGCCGATGAAGGTGCGGCCGTAAAGCTGCGAGCGCGGCGCCATGGTGTTGTAACCGGCAGCCACAACGGCAGCCCCGCCGGCAATGAGTGGCCAGATCATCCGTTTGCATTGTAAAGGTTGGGAGTAAATTGCTGAATTGCAGAACCGCTGAATTGCCGGATTTCAATTTTGCAATACCGCGGTTCGGCAATTTCGCAATTTGTTTACTGAATCCGCAATTGCTTCCCGCAACTTTGCGCGTTATGCTGCGCCCAGTTCCCAGGACGACGACCCGGCACCATGGCCAATCTTTTCGAGCTACCCCGATACATCGCAATCGAAGGTCCCATACGAGTCGGCAAGAGCACGCTGGCAGAGGTGCTCGCCGAGCGCCTGCACGCGCAACGCATCTCCGAGGCCGAGGACAATCCGTTTCTGCGCGCTTTTTATGACGGCGAGCGCGGCGCGGCCTTCCAGGCCCAGATGGCCTTTCTGGTGCGGCGCTTCGAGCAGCTCAAGGCGCTCGACGTCGGGCCGAAGTCGCGGCGCATCGTGGTCGCCGACTACATCTTCGAAAAGGACAAGCTCTTCGCCTGCCTCAACCTGACCGATCCCGAGCTGGATATCTACAACCGCTATTACGGCGAATTTCGCGAGCAGCTCCCGACTCCCGACCTGGTCATCTACCTCCAGGCAACGCCCGAGGTGCTCAAGAAGCGCCTGCGCAAGAAGGGTGCGACGGCGGAGGCATCCATCAACGACGATTACCTGGAAGAGGTCGCCAAGGCCTACGAGCACTTCTTCTTTCACTACACCGCCAGCGATCTGCTGATCGTCAACACCAGCGACATCGATTTCGTGGATCGCAACGAGGACTTGCAGGAGCTGCTGCGGAAAGTCAGCGAGCCGGTGCGTGGGACGCAGTACTTCCTGCCCCTGGGCGGCCAGGCCGCAACCGCCTAGCGCGGGATTTTCCGACTGTCCCACTACCGATACGAATCCGGAATCCCCTGCCTTGCGTGTATGATTCCGCTCGCCTCAAGGAGGCGCCCGTATGACCCGCCGGATATCGTACATTCCTGCTGTTTTTCTGCTTGCACTCTCTTGCCTCGGGCAAACGAAATCAGCCGACCGCGTCGTGGACCTGACCTCCGCCGATGGAACCAGGCTGAAGGCGACGTTCTTCTCCCCCGCCAATCCCGGTCCCGGAGTCCTGCTGCTGCACCAGTGCAATAAAGACCGCAAAATATGGGACAGCCTGGCTCGGCAACTCGCCGCATCGGGCTTGAACGTGCTGACGTTCGATTTGCGCAACTTTGGCGAGAGCGAAGGCAAGCCCCTCGACCAGCTGGCACCGGAAGAGGCGCAAGCCTCGGCGCGGAAGTGGCCTGCCGACGTCGATGCCGCGTTCCAGTACCTGGTCTCTCAACCGGACGTGAAGCGCGACATCATTGGACTCGCCGGCGCCAGTTGTGGGGTCAACAACTCGGTGCAGGCCGCGCGCCGTCATCCTGAGGTCAAGTCGCTCGTGCTCCTCGCTGGTCCCACCGATCTTGATGGCCGCAACTTCCTGCGCCACACCAGCCTGCCCATCCTCTACGGTTACGCTGACGATGATGAATTCCCGCCATCGCCGCTGAATACGCAGTGGCAGTATGCGCTCACGCCTAGTCCCAGCAAGAAGCTTGTGCGCTATCCCGACGGCGGTCATGGGGCGGAAATCTTCAAGGTGCACCCCGAGTTTGAAACCGTGATCAGGGATTGGTTCGTGACCACGCTAATCAGGACGCCCGGGCAGGCGCCGGTTTCGAAGGAGAAACCCGCGCTGCCGAAGTCGATCCAGTTTTTCACCCTGCTCGAAGAACCGGGAGGCGCCGCCAAGGTTTCCGCCATGCTGGCGGAAGCGCGAAAAAAAGACAACAAAGCAACACTGTTCCCGGAAGACGTGGTGAACATCATGGGCTATGAGCACATGCAGGCGGGCGACAACGGCGGCGCCGTCGAAATCCTCAAGCTCAATGCCGAAGCGTATCCCCACTCCGCCAACGTCTACGACAGCTTATCCGACGCGTACCTGGCCAACGGCCAGAAAGACCTGGCGCTCGCCAATGTCAAGCGCGCGCTCGAAATGCTCAAGACCGATACCACCACGCCACAACGGATCCGCGACGGTATCAAGGCCAGCTGCGAACAGAAGCTGAAACAATTAGGAGCCAAGCCGGAATAGCCGCCCTATAGCGGTATATTCCCGTGCTTCTTGGGCGGGTTCTTGTCGCGCTTGGTCTGCAGCATCTCCAGCGCCTGGATCAGCTTTTTGCGCGTCTCCCGCGGCTGGATGACGGCGTCAATGTAGCCGCGCTCGGCCGCAACATACGGGTTGGAATATTTTTCGCGGAACTCGTTGATCTTGGCCTGCCGCGTGGCGTCACGGTCTTGCGCCTTGTCGAGTTCCCGCTTGTAAACAATGTCGACTGCCCCTTCCGGCCCCATGACCGCGATCTCGGCGGTCGGCCAGGCGTAGTTCACATCCGCCCGGATGTGTTTCGATGCCATGACGCAGTACGCGCCGCCGTAAGCCTTGCGCGTAATCACCGTGATCTTCGGCACGGTTGCCTCGGCAAAAGCATAGAGCAGTTTGGCGCCGTGCACGATGATGCCGCCGTGCTCCTGGTTCACGCCCGGCAGAAACCCGGGAACGTCTTCAAAGGTGATCAGCGGGATATTGAAGCAATCGCAGAAGCGCACGAAGCGCGCCCCCTTGATGGAACTGGCGATATCCAGCACGCCGGCAAGAAATGCCGGTTGATTTGCCACCACGCCCACCGGGCGTCCGTTCAGGCGCGCGAAGCCGATGACGATGTTTTTCGCATAGTGCTCCTGCACCTCGAAGAAGTAGCCGTCATCGATCACGGCGTTGATCGCGTCCTTGATGTCATAAGGCTGGTTGGATTCGGCGGGGACAAGCTTGTCGAGACCGGCGTCGGCGCGGTCCATCGAGTCGGTGCAGTCGCGGCGCGGCGGGTCTTCCAAATTATTGGACGGGACGAAGCTGAGCAGTTCCCGGACCATGCTCAGGCACTCGGCATCGTCGTGCGCCATGAAGTGCGCCACCCCGGAGGTGGCGTTGTGGGTCATGGCGCCGCCCAGTTCTTCCTTGCTGACCTCTTCATGGGTGACGGTCTTGATGACGTCAGGCCCGGTGATGAACATGTAGGAAGTCTTGTCCACCATCAGGGTGAAGTCAGTGATGGCGGGCGAGTACACGGCGCCGCCTGCGCAGGGTCCCATGATGGCCGAGATCTGCGGGATGACCCCGCTGGCCAGCGTATTGCGCAGAAAGATGTCGGCATAACCGGCCAGCGACATCACCCCTTCCTGGATGCGCGCGCCGCCGGAGTCATTGAGCCCGATCACGGGAGCGCCCACCCTCATGGCCTGGTCCATGATCTTGACGATCTTGTTGGCATTGGCGAGGGAAAGCGATCCGCCGAACACGGTGAAGTCTTGCGCGAAGACGAAGACAAGGCGTCCCTCGATGCGGCCGAACCCGGTAACGAATCCGTCGCCGTAATACTTCTGCTCCTGCATGCCGAAATCGTGGCACTGATGGGTGACGAGCTTGTCCGTCTCTTCGAAGGTGCCCTCATCGAGGAGGAAGGCAATGCGCTCGCGCGCATTCATCTTGCCTTCCTTGTGCATCTTGGCGCGGCGCTGCTCGCCGCCGCCTTGCTCGGCGAGGTGATCGCGTTTCTTCAGCTCTTCCAGTTTTTGTTCCAGGTTCATGGCCTGCGAATTATAGACGCAGGCCGTGGCGCCAAGCAGAGAAATGCGGGTTTTGCGATGGTCGCTTCCCGGCGCCCTCAGTCCTGGCCGCTGGAGGTGGGTTCCCAACGGTACTTCTTGCCGTCCCAGTAGACGTCGGCGCCCAGGCCGCCATACTCAACTGCGTGGATGGTATTCACGGTCGTCTTTTTTCTCTTGATGGGCATGCGCCCGGCGCTGAGACTGTCGAAGGGGAGATTGACGATTACAAACTTGTCCTTAGGCGTCCGCCAGCTGTGCACCACCAGCACGTAGCGGGTTGTGCCGGCGTTGGTAGCGGAGAACTGCAAGGTGTCCTTCGCATTGCTCCAACCGAAGTACCCGTCGTAAGGATCAATGGCGCGGTAGTGATAGTCCATCTCGCCGCTGAGCGGATTTTTCGCTGTTGCCACCAGCACCAGGTCCTCCTGGCCATCGCCATCCAGGTCTGCGGTGATGGGCGCAAATTTCGGATCCAGCTTGAATTGCTCGCCAAATTCGCGGGTACAGATTTGTTGCGCTTCGGAGGCAGCCATGGATTGGACTGCGGGCGTTTGTTGCGCGCTTGCAAACCAATGCAGGGCGCCGGCGGCGCAGAGGACAAGAACCGGGACGGAGATTCTCCGCATTCCCGTACTCTATCCCCGCCGTCGGTCTGGGCAAAGTGGCAAAGAGGATGTCAGTTACGCAGCAACGGAATACATTCCGTCGTGATCAGCGGAATAAATTCCGCCGCTCCACCTGAGCCAGGGGCCTGTTGCTTGCTGGCAGGCGAATCTGCGCGTCAGGCTGCCTTTTTGCGAAGCAAGCCGCGCGCCCGCGAACGCTCCCGTGGTTTCTCGCGTTCGGACTTTACTTCCTTGATCTTCTCTTCGGCGCCTGCGATCGCCAGCGCCGCTCCCAGCAGGGCCATGTTCTTCATGAAATTGATTTCGTCGTTCATCTTCTGGGCGGGATCCTCGATTGCCCAGAAGTTGTGCATCACGGGAGAGACGCCGCCGAGAAATCCCGCGATCAGCAGGGCGCCGAACTTCGGCTTTAACCCAATGGCCAGCATGGTGCCCCCGAGCAGCATCATCGCGCCCGACACCTGCACCGCCACCTCAGGTTGCGGAACACCCTTCGCGGCGGCGTAGCCAGCCAGGTCCTTCGTCTTCTTGAAGTGGCTAATGCCGCTCATAATGAAGAATCCGCCCAGCATAAGACGTCCGACTGTGCGCATGGGTGCTCTCCTTTCGATCGCGCTCCCGAGTTGGATGCGGGGATAACGTCAGCCAGTGGTCAGGGGCAACGAGTTCGGTGCCCCACTCAAGCTTCGTCTGGCTTGAGTGGAAATCGGCTCGGACTCAACAAAACGGCAGGCTTCAGCGGAAGTGTTCCCAGCCGCGGGCGGGCAGGGGGCGGCGGCGGCCTTGGCGGTCGGCGAGGAAGGCCCGATTCCCGCGAATAATCTCACCGATACGCGTGACGCGAATGCCGGCAATCTGGTCGGCGATGCGGGTGCGCGGCGCGGCGGTGAAAAGCAACTCGTAGTCTTCGCCACCGTGGAGCGCGAGTTCCAGCGAGGCGCCTTTCGCAACCGGCACGCTCTCGGCATAGAGCACGGCGCCGACG
It contains:
- the purE gene encoding 5-(carboxyamino)imidazole ribonucleotide mutase, whose product is MSKEKEPVVAIVMGSDSDLEIMREAGKALEEFGIAYEMDVTSAHRSPARTSEFARNAAGRGIKVIIAGAGGAAHLAGVIAAETTLPVIGVPIPSTSLGGLDSLLATVQMPAGIPVATVAVGKPGAINAGILAAQMLAISDPEIAKGMRAHKEKLARGVEEKSRKLKANE
- a CDS encoding polysaccharide deacetylase family protein yields the protein MIWPLIAGGAAVVAAGYNTMAPRSQLYGRTFIGEPPPSRRLALTFDDGPNDPHTQRLLEVLARRQVLATFFMLGSYVRQRPEIARAVAAAGHVIGNHTTTHPNLIFRREREIRAELESCERAFDEAGVAHAHLFRPPHGGRTPAVLRTARRMGLEPVMWGVSGWDWNPYPPEKIAKLVSKQVLGGDVILLHDGSHKQFGADRSATVRATELMLERFLGEGFEFVTVPEMMNGMKI
- a CDS encoding deoxynucleoside kinase: MANLFELPRYIAIEGPIRVGKSTLAEVLAERLHAQRISEAEDNPFLRAFYDGERGAAFQAQMAFLVRRFEQLKALDVGPKSRRIVVADYIFEKDKLFACLNLTDPELDIYNRYYGEFREQLPTPDLVIYLQATPEVLKKRLRKKGATAEASINDDYLEEVAKAYEHFFFHYTASDLLIVNTSDIDFVDRNEDLQELLRKVSEPVRGTQYFLPLGGQAATA
- a CDS encoding alpha/beta fold hydrolase yields the protein MTRRISYIPAVFLLALSCLGQTKSADRVVDLTSADGTRLKATFFSPANPGPGVLLLHQCNKDRKIWDSLARQLAASGLNVLTFDLRNFGESEGKPLDQLAPEEAQASARKWPADVDAAFQYLVSQPDVKRDIIGLAGASCGVNNSVQAARRHPEVKSLVLLAGPTDLDGRNFLRHTSLPILYGYADDDEFPPSPLNTQWQYALTPSPSKKLVRYPDGGHGAEIFKVHPEFETVIRDWFVTTLIRTPGQAPVSKEKPALPKSIQFFTLLEEPGGAAKVSAMLAEARKKDNKATLFPEDVVNIMGYEHMQAGDNGGAVEILKLNAEAYPHSANVYDSLSDAYLANGQKDLALANVKRALEMLKTDTTTPQRIRDGIKASCEQKLKQLGAKPE
- a CDS encoding acyl-CoA carboxylase subunit beta, which produces MNLEQKLEELKKRDHLAEQGGGEQRRAKMHKEGKMNARERIAFLLDEGTFEETDKLVTHQCHDFGMQEQKYYGDGFVTGFGRIEGRLVFVFAQDFTVFGGSLSLANANKIVKIMDQAMRVGAPVIGLNDSGGARIQEGVMSLAGYADIFLRNTLASGVIPQISAIMGPCAGGAVYSPAITDFTLMVDKTSYMFITGPDVIKTVTHEEVSKEELGGAMTHNATSGVAHFMAHDDAECLSMVRELLSFVPSNNLEDPPRRDCTDSMDRADAGLDKLVPAESNQPYDIKDAINAVIDDGYFFEVQEHYAKNIVIGFARLNGRPVGVVANQPAFLAGVLDIASSIKGARFVRFCDCFNIPLITFEDVPGFLPGVNQEHGGIIVHGAKLLYAFAEATVPKITVITRKAYGGAYCVMASKHIRADVNYAWPTAEIAVMGPEGAVDIVYKRELDKAQDRDATRQAKINEFREKYSNPYVAAERGYIDAVIQPRETRKKLIQALEMLQTKRDKNPPKKHGNIPL
- a CDS encoding DoxX family protein; amino-acid sequence: MRTVGRLMLGGFFIMSGISHFKKTKDLAGYAAAKGVPQPEVAVQVSGAMMLLGGTMLAIGLKPKFGALLIAGFLGGVSPVMHNFWAIEDPAQKMNDEINFMKNMALLGAALAIAGAEEKIKEVKSEREKPRERSRARGLLRKKAA